In the Panthera leo isolate Ple1 chromosome C2, P.leo_Ple1_pat1.1, whole genome shotgun sequence genome, ACGAGTGGCACAGAGAAGTTGATGAGACTTCCCAGAGGCCCTGAGAtatccccctcacccccaacgAGCCTTTGTTTGCCTGGTGCCCAGGCTGAGGCGGCCTTCCCTGGGTTCACATAGTGTGGcctgaatgtgtagatagttgTGGGTAGTAGAGTGGGGAAGTGTCACCCCTTCGTCCTGAGCTGTCAACTCCTGTGTGTGGTGACAGGAGGGTGGCCTGATTCTCAGGGCCCAGGCAGATCCTGGAAGAAGCCTGGCTGTCTTTGATTCAGAGCCtgcctctggggctcctgggggtgtGGTGTTTCTGTCTGAGCCAGCTCCTGGGAATCGCTTCTCCTTCCCCCGGGACCCTAGGATGGGGGCTGTGTTCACCCTGGGAACAGTGCCATGGTTGGGATCTTGATTCCTGGGTAGCTGCTGagggcccctcccccctcctctgacTCACTGTCTGACACTTTTCTTGGACTCTTTCACTatctttcattcctttctctgaCTTGGCCTGTCCTTGTCTCTGGCTGTCTTCTTGTCTCATCTCCTGCCTCTGGATTCCCAGGTGGGACAGGGAGGCACTGAGATCCAAGggctgtcccctctccctccaccccaggggAGCGTCAGGGACTTTGCGGGTGTGCAGAtcctggggggggagggtcacCCCTAGAATGGACAGTGTGGCGGGAGCTTATCTGTGTCCCTGTTTCCCCGTCTGCAGCCTTGGAGCCTCTAACCCCCTCACCTTGAGTTCCCATTCTGTAGACAAGCCTGAGGCAGAACCAGGGTGTCAGGCTTAAACCTGCTTCCTTGATATCTATTTGTTTACTTCTGGGGAACAGGGAGCCTCCTGAGATGCCTGTTTGGCACCTGTCTGCAGCCAATGCTTTTTAACTCCCAGAACCACTCCCTTCTGTGGCTCAAACCCTCTGGTGCAGGCTGGGGAGTGGGCatggcaccccccgcccccctccccgccccgacTGACTGTGACAGGACCAGGAGATCACTCTGAGCAGTCACCCCTCAGAGGTCCACCTCTGCTAGAGGTGCCTTCTCTATGCCAGGCTGTTCTAGGCATGGGCACAGTAATGGCCAGGCAGAGAGGCCGTCAGcctggtgtgagggaggggcggtGAGACCGTGGCGAGACCGTGAGAGAAGGGCCCGAATAGGGGAATCCCAGGACCCGTGGGAGCCCAGAGAGGCATATAGTCAGGAGTGAGGGGTGGAGGTTTCAGGGAGGCCCTCTTGGAAATGACTATTAAAGGAGAGCGAGGCTGGGTTCCAGCTTGTGCAAAGGCCAGGAGGCGGGCAGGTCATGGCAATTAGGGAAACTGCAAGTTCAGCTGGAATAtagtgaggggagggtggggaagcagGAGCCAAGCCTGCCTCAGCCTCTCGTGGAATTCTAGGCTTGATCCTAAGGGCCAGCTTTCCTCAGCatgggggtggcagggagccATGTGATTTAGGAAGACCACTCTGGCTGCAGGGGGTGacaggagcagaggcaggggacATTGGGCAGTAGCAGTGGGGACAGAGGCATAAGGAAGGGTAATAAACTTTTAAAGGTGAAGGAGACATACATAACATGCATAAAGCCTATGAATCCCACGTGTACAGTTAGgtgaatttttagttttagacATTCATGGGACCCCCAGCTAGGTCAGCACAGAATGTTTCGAGAGgatgccacccccctccccccggtgAGATTTCTGCTATccctcgccgcccccccccccccccccccccccattctgacTTGTACCATCACTGATTGGGTTTGCCTTTCCTTGAACTTCATTCCCGTGTATtcttgtgtctggctcctttcattCCACATGACATCATTGAGATTCACATGTGTGTATCGAGGAGCTCGTTTTTCTCACAGTTCGGAATGACATATTCACTAAGCACTACTGCCGGTCTAAGAACTTGGCATGCATGGATTCACGTAAACCTCCCAACCCTAGGAGGTTTGAAGGCCAAGAACCGGAGAAACGGAGAGCCTGAGGACCTTGACTGGGGTCACGCGATCAAGTAATAGCCAAGCCAGGGTTCAGATGCAGGCAGTGTGGTTCTGGGGCCAAGGTTCTTAACACTGTGCCGATGGCCCCCCCAGCGCCGTGTCTGTGCCTAGCCTTGCGTGCGCGAAGTGAGCTAGTGTGCGCTTGGAGGGCTGGGCGCCTGGATGTGGCCGGAGGGAGCGGGAGGAAGGAGTGGAGGGAGGACGGCTGCAGGTTTCTGGCTTGAGTAACTGGGTGGGTGGCAGTGCCGTTACTAAGATAGGGAACACAGGAAGAGGAACAGAtggcatggggggtggggaacagagacaAGGGGTTCGATTTGGGGCCTATGGAATTCTATGTTTCTAAGGGACGGCCAGGCACAGATAAAAAGCGGGCATTTGGTTTTGGCGGGGGGTGGGCCTGGGGCTTGGGCATGTGATTAGGCATTCGGCACCCTGTGGACAGCATCTGGGGTTTGGGAAAGGATGGGGTCTCCCAGCGGGGCCGGTAGGGGCAGGCTGTGTGGGTatgctctgtctgtgtgtgtttctgtgtgtgtctgggggcacacgtgtatgtatgtgtgtgcctggCTCCGGGTCATGAGTTTCCCCATCTCCTGGGAGAGCCTGCAGGTCAGCTGGGAGCTgcgttgtttttgtttgtggttttgcagggggtgggggggggggcgcccagcCTGAGAAACTCCCCGCTGAGAAGCCCCCGGAAGCACCTGTGCGTTCTCTTCCCCTGGCCCAGTGTGAACGAAAGGTTAGCAAGGAGGGGGGTTTCTCTTGCTTGTCTCATGCCTGCGGGGAGAGGCTGCCCCGGGGACGAATTTTAACCGGCAAGTCCGACCGCGGACCCCCTAGGTCTGGGATCCAGACGCTTTGTGGTAGGCTCGGCAAAAGGGGACAGGGGCCTTTCGAAAGGACACCTGAGTAGGGGAGATCGGCAGCCTTCTGGTTGGTTTTTCCTGTTCTCATTTCCTGTgatggcagtgggggaggggctccccaGCACTGGGGCCTCTGCATCgtttccccttcctcctggtGACCTCCTGGGGCCCAGGCCTGAGCACTGTAGGACACAGACAAGGTACAAGGTAGCCCAGCCCTCAGGACTGAGTCCTTTGGGGACTGCCAAGGGTGGCCGAGGCATTTAGGGGAAGGAGCCCCAAGTCCAGTCCCCTTACCCGAGGCCAGCCAGGCTGTGGGAGGCTCTGTGGTTGAGACCCTCCAAAGGGGAAGACACAGTAAGCTCTGTGTCCTGACGTGGCCCATGTCACCAAGCTACAAACAGGAGAGAGTGGAACATCTTGACCGGTCAGTTTCACTAAGAGTTGTGTGTGTGGTTGGTTGgtgggttggtttgtttgtttgtttcaagggGAAACAAACAATCTCCATAGGAAGTTAAGCCAAACAAACGGGGTTAGATATTGGAGGAGAGACACCATGTAGATgggtttttaaaagcaaaacaggaGTTGTTAGAGAAACACGAAGCACGGCCAGGCCTGGAGACAGGGGACTTCGGTGGGGCGGGGGTTTCTGAGGGAAAGTCTGAGCGGCTCTGTCACAGGAGAGGAGGGGCTCTGGAAAGTCCTGTGTCTGGGAATCGGGGCCAGTGTCAAAGCCAGCCTGTTTCCCGGAGTGCCCTGGTCAACCTGGCcccggagagggagagggagagggagtctgtgtgtgtgtgtgcagggtgGTGTGTCGGTGGGTGTGCAGGGGCAGccggtggtggaggaggaggaggaggaggaggaggaagcaaagCCACCATACAGGGCTGTGCGGGCTGTGGCAGACGGcctcacacacacaaaggcacacAGATGCGAGCCGTGTGAATCAGCCAGCCAGTGAGTCAGCCCCCAGGATTCCTGTCGGGGAATGAGCGAGGCCGGGCTGAGGTCTGCCGGTCCATCTGTCGGTCtggtgtatgcatgtgtgtaggTGGGTCGTGGGAGGTAGCGGGGAAGGTGCCTGGTGGTGTCCTGGGAAGGCGTTTGGGCAGCGGTGGTGGGAGTCTGCAAGCGCCAGGAGGAGGCCTTGGCCCTCAGCGCCTGCGCTGGTGGAAGGAAGCCTCCTGGAGCCGGGCCCCCGGGCCCCCTGCACACAGAGTCGAGGGGGCGGCCCGGGACACCTCGGAGGGCAAGGGGAGCGGGGATCGTGGCCGGGCGCCCCACCGCCTGCCCTCAGGCCTGCCGCTGAGAGCGCTCTCCTTTCCGTTCCAGGCCATCCGTGCCCAAAGCCCAGAGTACCCCCAGTGCCACCATGACTGGGCCGCTAAAGAGGAAGTTTGACCAGCTGGATGAGGACTCCTCCTCgctctgctcctcttcctcctccttgtcctcgGGCCGCCGTTCTGGCTCCTGCTCCCCGAGCTCTTCCGTCTCCCTGGCCTGGGACTCAGATGAGGAGAGCCCCTGGGATCGGATACCCCTGCCTGACCGTGACTTCTGTGGCCCCCGGAGTTTCACCCGTgagtctccccccgccccccctcccggGAACCACCACACCCCTTCATCCTTCCTGAAGATGAAATTGGGAGGCCCGCCTTGTCCCCCGACAGAGCCATTCTGGCCCCTGGAGGTCATGTCCCCGTGGCTTTGGCTCCCCACCTTGTCCACTTCCCGTAATACGGTGGTTACTCAGGAATGCCCTCTGTCCAGAGGCACCGGGCCCGGCTAGATTCACCTTTGACCTTGGGACTCCCTGCTTAGAAGGCAGGACGGAGCTCCTCACTGTGGCCCTCGGGCCCTCCGGCTGCAGCTCCTCCCTTCTGTTCCAGTTTCGTTTCTCCAGCTTGCACACCCTGTCCTACCTACGGAGCCACCGGAGTCCCACGCCCCACACTTCTGCACTGCGGGGCCTGTCAGGCCGGTCCCTCTCCTGTCAGAATGCTGTTTGGCTTTGCCTGAACATAGTGGAAAGGTGTCTTTCCCCCAGTTATTTTTCAAGCTGGCATAATTTTGATTTCGAACTGACAAAGCCCTAAAGCAGTATTCCTCAACcttgttttccattattattgCCCCCAACCCTAAGGAGCCTTTTtagacatatttttctttcttttttaatttctttttgttttgtatatatttttttcattttagttatttatttatttattttattattattttttttaacatttttacatgtttttatttatttttgagacagagagaggcagagcatgagcaggggaggggcagggagagagggagacacagaatctgaaacaggctccaggctctgtcagcacagagcccgactcggggcttgaactcacagggtgtgagatcatgacctgagctgaagtcggacgcttaaccgactgagccacccaggtgcccctcattttatttatttttttagagagagagagagcaggggagagggacagagggggaaagagagaacctgaagcaggctccgcgttcCGCGaggagcccgacgcggagctcgatctcatgaccatgagatcatgatctgagctgaaatcaagagtcagacactcaacccactgagccacccaggcagccctagacATAGTTTTCCTAATTATGACATTCCTACCATGACATTTTAATACCTCAGATATGGTGTCTTTGTTTATGTACTTGTTGTACGTCTTTATATTATACTAGAAAAAGAGTATGATTTGTAGCACATAGAATCTAACAGTATGTTGACTAAACTCCTGTAGGTTTATTGGAAATACAAGAATGgcttaatattataaatatcataaaatataaaatactataaaatccGGTTTTATACTTTTATAGTTTACTATAAAATATAGGAGCCACTGTAGatgttgaaggacatttgataAAAATGTCATGTTCCTTCTGGATAAGACCCTTGATAAAGTAGCAATAAATGGATGCTACCTTAcatgattaaaaaatatgtgtctcAACCCAAAAAGCTGGCATTCTGATTAATGAGGAAATATTAGAAGCAGTCCAACTAAAGAAAGAGATGGGGACGCTGTCACCACTGGTAGTTAGCATTGTTCAGTAAGTCCTCGCCAGTTAGCAGAGAGGATGAGAATTCTATATATTGGAttgagacagacaaaataatATATTGCGTGGAAATACATGAAATTGCCAGTATTCAACTGCTTTATGGTTCTGCCTATGGTTCAGCCTAATAAAAAGGAACGGTATACCAATATGTGTACAGAAGATACCAAATACGTAGCTTACTACCCAGTATACAATCCATAATTTAGAAAGGTAATCCCAAATAATAGCCTTTCTAAGTGTGCTCCAAAATGCAGAAGCTATAAAGGAAaagatcaatatatttttaattatgtagccttagaagttattttataaaatgccttggacaaaaataaaagactaaaggGGCgcgagggtggctcagtcggtcaagcatcccacttcagttcaggtcgtgattcccggagtccggctctgtgctgatagctcagagcctggagcttgcttcggattgtgtcgccctctctctctctctctctctctgtgcccctccccctctcatgctctgtttccctccgactctcaaaatgaataaacattttcttttaaataaataaataaatattaaaaggctAAAATATTTGCACAGATAGGCTAGATGATTACTGTCTCTAATGtcatatataaagagctcctgcAAATCAAtacaaaactacagaaaactgCATAAGGAACCTATAAATGGCTAATAAAGATGGGAAAGATGCTTAATGTCACCAAATGCTCTCATTTGGACTGGTAAATAACAGTAAGCCCATGGTGACCTAGGAGTGGCGTTCAAATGTACCAGCTCTCATCCCAGCCGGGCTGGCTCCATTTCTCCAGATCCGTTCGGATCCATTGCTTTCTTTGGGCTAGGAGATCGGAGGGGGAGTGTGAGGAGAGGCAGCTCGCCATCTTCCTGGAGGTTAAGCCGTCCCTCACGGAGAACTAatgccctgccccttccctccctgcctttccagCCCTGTCCATCCTGAAGAGGGCGCCCCGGAAGCGCCCAGGCCGCGTTGCCTTCGATGGCATCACCGTCTTCTACTTTCCTCGGTGTCAGGGCTTCACCAGCGTGCCCAGCCGCGGTGGCTGCACTCTGGGTATGGCCCCCCGCCACAGCGCCTGCCGCCGCTTCTCCTTGGCCGAGTTTGCACAGGAGCAAGCCCGGGCTCGGCGGGAGAAACTGCGCCTGCGCTTGAAGGAGGAGAAGCTGGAAGCCCTGCGATGGAAGGTAGGGAGACCCGCGCCTGGGCCAGCTTCTCAAGTCCTGGCCgtgagggggcggggcctccggGGTGGGAGCCCGGGTGCTCATTATATATTTGGGGAAGGAGGCCCCTGGGGCCAGTGTTGCTCGGCCAGGGCCTGTCGCCTGCATTATCTGCAGAGTGGGGTGTGGGAGGGCCTGTTTGCTGCAGGGGTTGGGGGCACGGCGCCGGGAGctgtctgggggcggggggcgccagGAGCATTGCAGGGAGGGCGGGAATCTGGAGTTGATGTGACCCTGGGGGTCATTGTGTCTGGCCGGTTGATGGTTGGGTGGGTTTGTCCATGGACTGGGGAATGACAGGAACGGGAAATCTCTGCAAATGCCCCGAAGGCAGTGTTCTTGGCCTCCCAGCTCACTGTGGTATCTATGGTGCCCGACCCAGAGCGCTTGTCGGGTGACCGATGGCcgtgggtgggggcagagacccCCGTCTGTCCCTCAcatccctcctctctcccactggATACAGCTCACGGAGGCTGGCGTACCCGAGACGGAGGCCGGCCTGCCACTCACAGTGGACGCGATCGATGATGCCTCCGTGGAGGAGGACTTGGCTGTGGCCGTGGCCGGTGGCCGGTTGGAGGAAATGACCTTCCTACAGCCCTACCCGGCCCGGCGCCGGCGGGCTCTGCTGCGGGCTGCCGGAGTGCGGAGGATCGATCGCGAGGAGAAGCGGGAGCTGCAGGCCGTGCGCCAGTCCCGCGAGGACTGTGGCTGTCGCTGTGACCGGGTCTGTGACCCCGAGACCTGCAGCTGCAGCCTGGCGGGCATCAAGTGCCAGGTGTGGGCCGGGGAGGGAGGCCCGAGCGCAGGGGCTTGTCTGGGCTCGGCGGGACCCTGTCTCACGCTCTGCTCTCTCTGCAGATGGACCACACCGCGTTCCCCTGCGGCTGCTGCCGGGAGGGCTGTGCGAACCCCAAGGGCCGCGTGGAATTTAATCAGGCACGGGTGCAGACCCATTTCATCCACACGCTCACCCGCCTGCAGCTGGAGCAGGGGGCTGAGAGCCTGGGGGAGCTGGAGGCTCCTGCTCAGGGCGGCCCAGCCAGCCCCGGTGAGCAGGCGCTGGCTCCCACTTTCCCGCCGGCCAAGCCCCCCGCGAGCAGCGAGCTGGGAGACGACAGCTGTAGCAGTGACATGACCGACTCCTCCACAGCTTCAGGCTCGAGCGAGGCCCCCAGCGGCCCCACCCGCCCAGCCCTGCCCGGCCCCGGCTTCCAGCCTGACATGGATGATGACAGCCTGGCCCGGGTCCTGAGTTTCAGTGACTCGGacctgggaggagaggaggaggaggaggaggaagggggagtggGGACCCTCGACAACCTCAGCTGCTTCCACCCAGCTGACATCTTTGGGACTGGTGACCCCGGTGGCCCAGCCAGCTGGACCCACAGCTATTCCAGCTCCAGCCTCACGTCAGGCATCCTGGATGAAAATGCCAACCTGGATGCCAGCTTCTTCCTAAACGGTGGCCTTGAAGGGTTGGGAGAAGGCAGCCTCCCGGGCACCTCGGTGCCGCCCAGCTCGGACGCTGGCCAGAGCAACTCCGTGGACCTCAGCTTGTCTTCCTGCGACTCCTTCGAGCTGCTGCAGGCCCTGCCAGACTACAGTCTGGGGCCTCACTACACCTCCCGGACGGTGTCCGACGGCCTGGACAACCTCGAGGCACCCTACTTCcccttgcctgccttctctccgcCTGGGGACGCCGGCTCTTGCTTCCTGGAGTCCGTCATGGGCTTGCCTGACTCAGCCGCCGAGGCCCTGGCTCCCTTCATAGACAGCCAGTTGCTTGAGGACACCGCCCCGGCGTCTCTGGTGGAGCCTGTGCCCGTGTAAGGCCCCGGGGTACCTTGTCACGGCCCCAAGAGCCCTGTTGCTGCTTTGTTGTAATTTGGGGGCTCCCTGAGGCCTGTAGGTAAGGGTCTCCCGTTGGCTGGCTCGCCCGTGCGGGCACTCCTGATTTTTGTGCAACACTCtggattgatttatttatttttgtaagtttctgTGCCGAagagagggcggggagggggccttCCCTTTCCGCCAccctgctcccccgccccccaagcccACACAGTCTCTCCTTCCACTTCCACGGTGTGCGTGCCAGGAACAGGAGGACGTAAGCCTTCCCTGGAGCTTCGCAGACCCCTTTTCGGTCTCGTATGATGTTCCTTAGCCCAAAGACAGCAAGACAGGGCAGCAGTCAGCCACTTCTTACGGCTTCTCCTGCCATCCTGAGCCCCAGAGCCATGGGTGGCTGCGTTCTCTGGACTGTAAAGACTataatttatttccataatttatttggaGACTAGGAGGTGTAGGCCTCTCCCCTCTGGCTGGCGGGCAAtgctggggttggggtgggacACAGACCCCCGTGAGTCCCTTTTGCCTTGTAGTCCTATATCCCTGCCCTTCCTGGGCTTTGGTATAAACCAGGTGTGGATTTGGGCCCTGTGGTCTGCTGTGGCAGCTGCCTGGCCCCGGGTGgcagggggctgggtggggctgaCCAACCGTGACCAAAACCTGCCCCACACGGCCTCTTCTTTTTCCTGTCCTCTGCCAtatcttcctcctccccaaaggTCACAGCCTTCATTCTGGGCCCATCAATGTAGAAGGGAAGCAGGAAGCCCCAGCGAGGGCAAGGGGCTAGCCTCGGGGCCCGCAGCACGCCCCTGACCACTATCTCAGGGCTTTCTGGGCACCGCATGCCAGCCTGGGCCGCCTGCCCATGCCCTGAGGCCACCTGGCTGGGGTGAGGGGCGGCCCCTTGTGGCTTTTATGCCGTTCGTTTGCTGATGTTAAGTTTTGCATCCTAATTTCTATATCGTCCCTGAGTGTTAGAGctatataatttattcatctttctccATGTCTGTGCCAAGAAGCCCAGGCTGTGGGCCTGCCTTCTTGCCTAGGAGGCCTTACCAGCCCGCGTGCTTGTGGGAACACCTTGTACCTGAGCTTACAGGTACCAATAAAGAGGCTCTATTTTTAACACCCGTGGTTTGCGTTTGTGGGACCtggagatggggggcggggggatctACCCTCAGgaggtgctggggagggagggggaggcgggcCCTGCAGGGCAGCGTGGACGCCGAGCCTCTgctggggtaggggtggagacACCACATAGTGGGCCTCCTTCCGCGCAGGCCAGTCATGGCCAAGTGGGAGGCTGGCCGGGCAGGGCAGGCCGAGCAGTTTTCTCTTTGCGTCAACCCGTCTCTCCCCAGTGGTCACCTGGGGTGGTGGGAGCAGCGGGGCAGTCTTCCGAGACGGGGCTATCTGCCCGGGGTTTTTCCCACTCGGTCACGTGGAGCTGGGGCCTGGCTCCGAGGGTGAAGTAACCACCCCCCCACGCCCTCCCCCTTTAGGGGCAGACAGTGGGATGTAGCTGGTAGAGGCCTCCTGTGGGGCCCAGCGGCTGGGGTCCCCGGGGACTTGAGCCCCAGAAGCTGCGGGACCTCCTGGGACCTCCTCCTCCTGCACCAGCCGGACCCGTCTGACCTGTCCCCGGCCTAGGCCAGAGGAGCAGGCCTCGCCCTGCCCTGGGGAGTCCCAAGTGTGGGGCCTGAGGAGGAGCAAGGTCGACCTCCCCCTTAGGAATAATGGCTTATCCGagtgctgggagggaggaggacccAACAAGGACAGCAGATTTGGGTCTCCCTTTTCTCGCTCTAATCGTCTGCCTTTCGGCCTGGGCTGGGCTCCCCTTTATTTCATCTCTGCGGCTTACGGGGTAAGAGCATGGACCCTGAGTGCCAggttcacatcccagctctgctactacCTAGCAAGGTGACCTATGCAAATCACTTCCTTTCTACGACTGCAGTGTCTTGCTGTCCCCAGTGCTGTGCAAATAATAACACTACTTGCCTCATAAAAGCTTTTTCAGTTCACGCATACACAGCACTTAGGAGAGTGCCAGGAGCGTGCAAGCCTTGTGTGCATGTTTGTGACTTCCGTTCTGTTTTCGTATTGCTGCCTCTATgttttatcctctctctctctctctcttttttgtttttttgccagttCTGTCACTCTTTGGGTATCTGTCTCTTGCCTCTGGACATGCATGGATGTGACCGTGTGGCCATATTGTCAGTGGCCGTGAGAGGacccagagcttggagcctggcctGTGGTGCGCAGCCTGTTCCTGTAACCAGCGTAGCCAGGGACAGCCGGGACTTAGGCTCCTCGGGGTGGAGTATCCCATACGGTCAGCGATGCTGCCTCCCCTCTCACTGGTCCCTGGGAGCCCTTTTGCAGAGATTGTGTCAGCATGGATGCTTCAAAATCTGGGTCTCTCCAAGGGCTCTGAGGCCCTGCTCTGACGAGCCTGGGGGTCCAGGTGGCAGGTTCCTGCAGCCCCACCCCGTCCCTGGCTGGAACCCCCACAGGTTCCTGCCCCATGGATACGGCCCATGGCTGGACTGGAcctgcccacttcccctccaggGCAACAGGATCacttcctggctttcttttcttttctttctttctttctttctttctttctttctttttttttttttttttgataaatgaagACAACTTAGGTTTTACAGCAACAAAAACGTGATTAATGTACAATCCATGACAGCATCATTCTCCAGACGGGCAAACCTGTCTCTCAACAACCCACCCCCAAGAAACCGGATTGTAACGCAGATGCCAGGAAAAGGGACTGGTTTCCCAAAGGAAGGATGCTAAGTAACCTGGGGAAAGCGTTCCAGGTCATTGACTCAGACCAAGAGGCCGTGCACCCGATCAGCAGGATGTTATAGAAACAAGGTCCCGCTGTCACGAAGGATAACTGTCTGTTCTACAAGGGACCCCTACCGGTTCAGTTTCCAAGCTGTAGTCCCTGGACGACAACTCATAAAAACTACTACAGCTGCGTCCTCGCACTCACGCTAAGTGCGTATTTTACTTTACATCAATTGTATCCATGTGCTTAAAAGTTAGAACCATTGTAACAGCACTCATGAGTTCACGAGTTCATCGTGTTTTCCTCTAATAGAGAATATATAATATAGAGGAATGATGTTTTAACACATAGTTATTCAACTTCAGCTATCTGCTGTATATCAGTGGCAGGGATTTGTATCATGGTTTGGGAACACAGATCTAGTCTAATTTCCTGCCACGGAGGGGAACACGGAGGCCCAAAGAGTAGAAAGTCTTGGGAAGGTCACGCTCCGGGCTTCCAGTTCAGAGGTCCTTCCCCTGAGGCCTGACTGGCCCATTCTTGCCGTCATGAAACACAGAAGAGAGGTGTTGGGAGCTCCAGCCAAAAGTGACCGCTGTCACCCTCTTGCCAGGTACAAGTAATACAAGTCATCTAACTAGAGACACTGCTTTTGTCCCCAGAGGTGGCGAACGGGTTTCTGGAGGATTACGTTTGTTGGTCAGTGTCTTTTACAAAATCTTAAGTGAGAACTATTTTTTCCTGGGCTGTATTTCCCCGTAGCAGGCATGGGGAATCACATTTGTCCCAAACCAGAGAGGACCAGCCGAGGCCAGCCAAGGACTTGATGAGGAATCAGAATGTATGGACAGAGTGAGCCAATGAGCCTCAGAACCTGCAGGACAATGGCGTCCCTCGCACAGAACCTCAGCTACGGGGCCTTCTGAGCCGGCTCTCCTATCTGTGCCACTGCCGGGAAGGGTGTGCGGGCGGCAGGACAGGGGCGAGCAGTCACTTCTTGAGCTCGGGGGCTCTGGGGACCAGACGGGAGAGGGGAGGCACTGACAAAACCATATTAAAATCGCtgtggggatttttaaaaaaatcacctctttGCTGCCTCACAGAGTCTGGAATAAAAACGGAGCCCAACAGAAGGTGCCCAATGAGCCCGGCATAAACTAGCTTGGTTGATGCCCTTTTCTCCTCTGAGCAAAACTGCTTCTTGTGCCTGAAAAACACAAAGCTTTGGGATGCCCCTTAGATCAGACGAGGCACGAGCCAAAGAAACCACACACCATACAGACACGGGAAGAATACGTCATTTTCGAATCTTCTCTCCACTGACCCACTTCCGACCCCTGCTTCTGTAGAAGTGAAATGTCTGTAGGTTGATGGCTTCTCCCCGCCCTGGCTCCCACTGACCACAGCTAGGGCCTCAGAGACCCTTGGgccttttccaaaatttcttctctgatttggGGGTAGTTAGGATGCTCTCCGAGGACCtgggaacagagggagaaagggtgtGCGGCATCAGGCCCCTGCCTGTCACCAAGCCCCCTCGCCCCTCCTCCTGGTGCCTCCCAGCCGCTGATGGTAGCTTACCGTGTGACAGACTTCAATGGCCTCCACAAATCTCTTATCCTTCAAGTAGTTGAAAGCGAGTTTGAAGCCTGTCCAGGGGCAGAGGAAACACACGGT is a window encoding:
- the CSRNP1 gene encoding cysteine/serine-rich nuclear protein 1 isoform X2: MHVCRPSVPKAQSTPSATMTGPLKRKFDQLDEDSSSLCSSSSSLSSGRRSGSCSPSSSVSLAWDSDEESPWDRIPLPDRDFCGPRSFTPLSILKRAPRKRPGRVAFDGITVFYFPRCQGFTSVPSRGGCTLGMAPRHSACRRFSLAEFAQEQARARREKLRLRLKEEKLEALRWKLTEAGVPETEAGLPLTVDAIDDASVEEDLAVAVAGGRLEEMTFLQPYPARRRRALLRAAGVRRIDREEKRELQAVRQSREDCGCRCDRVCDPETCSCSLAGIKCQMDHTAFPCGCCREGCANPKGRVEFNQARVQTHFIHTLTRLQLEQGAESLGELEAPAQGGPASPGEQALAPTFPPAKPPASSELGDDSCSSDMTDSSTASGSSEAPSGPTRPALPGPGFQPDMDDDSLARVLSFSDSDLGGEEEEEEEGGVGTLDNLSCFHPADIFGTGDPGGPASWTHSYSSSSLTSGILDENANLDASFFLNGGLEGLGEGSLPGTSVPPSSDAGQSNSVDLSLSSCDSFELLQALPDYSLGPHYTSRTVSDGLDNLEAPYFPLPAFSPPGDAGSCFLESVMGLPDSAAEALAPFIDSQLLEDTAPASLVEPVPV
- the CSRNP1 gene encoding cysteine/serine-rich nuclear protein 1 isoform X1; this encodes MSPSYKQERVEHLDRPSVPKAQSTPSATMTGPLKRKFDQLDEDSSSLCSSSSSLSSGRRSGSCSPSSSVSLAWDSDEESPWDRIPLPDRDFCGPRSFTPLSILKRAPRKRPGRVAFDGITVFYFPRCQGFTSVPSRGGCTLGMAPRHSACRRFSLAEFAQEQARARREKLRLRLKEEKLEALRWKLTEAGVPETEAGLPLTVDAIDDASVEEDLAVAVAGGRLEEMTFLQPYPARRRRALLRAAGVRRIDREEKRELQAVRQSREDCGCRCDRVCDPETCSCSLAGIKCQMDHTAFPCGCCREGCANPKGRVEFNQARVQTHFIHTLTRLQLEQGAESLGELEAPAQGGPASPGEQALAPTFPPAKPPASSELGDDSCSSDMTDSSTASGSSEAPSGPTRPALPGPGFQPDMDDDSLARVLSFSDSDLGGEEEEEEEGGVGTLDNLSCFHPADIFGTGDPGGPASWTHSYSSSSLTSGILDENANLDASFFLNGGLEGLGEGSLPGTSVPPSSDAGQSNSVDLSLSSCDSFELLQALPDYSLGPHYTSRTVSDGLDNLEAPYFPLPAFSPPGDAGSCFLESVMGLPDSAAEALAPFIDSQLLEDTAPASLVEPVPV
- the CSRNP1 gene encoding cysteine/serine-rich nuclear protein 1 isoform X3, with the protein product MTGPLKRKFDQLDEDSSSLCSSSSSLSSGRRSGSCSPSSSVSLAWDSDEESPWDRIPLPDRDFCGPRSFTPLSILKRAPRKRPGRVAFDGITVFYFPRCQGFTSVPSRGGCTLGMAPRHSACRRFSLAEFAQEQARARREKLRLRLKEEKLEALRWKLTEAGVPETEAGLPLTVDAIDDASVEEDLAVAVAGGRLEEMTFLQPYPARRRRALLRAAGVRRIDREEKRELQAVRQSREDCGCRCDRVCDPETCSCSLAGIKCQMDHTAFPCGCCREGCANPKGRVEFNQARVQTHFIHTLTRLQLEQGAESLGELEAPAQGGPASPGEQALAPTFPPAKPPASSELGDDSCSSDMTDSSTASGSSEAPSGPTRPALPGPGFQPDMDDDSLARVLSFSDSDLGGEEEEEEEGGVGTLDNLSCFHPADIFGTGDPGGPASWTHSYSSSSLTSGILDENANLDASFFLNGGLEGLGEGSLPGTSVPPSSDAGQSNSVDLSLSSCDSFELLQALPDYSLGPHYTSRTVSDGLDNLEAPYFPLPAFSPPGDAGSCFLESVMGLPDSAAEALAPFIDSQLLEDTAPASLVEPVPV